One Mauremys reevesii isolate NIE-2019 linkage group 5, ASM1616193v1, whole genome shotgun sequence genomic window carries:
- the NPY5R gene encoding neuropeptide Y receptor type 5 isoform X1, with translation MTRPPQDCNMDLELKDYTMLTKENSSATIKSSDFSAWEDYKSSVDDLRYFLIGLYTLISLAGFMGNLLILMALIKRKQNTIINILIGNLAFSDILVVLFCSPFTLTSVLLDQWIFGAIMCHVMPFLQCVSVLVSTLMLISIAVVRYRMIKNPLSSNLTAKHGYFLIATIWVLGCTICSPLPVFHKIVDLHETLNLETLNSRHLCIESWPSDSYRIAFTISLLLMQYILPLVCLTVSHTSVCRSVNSRLSNKENKFEENEMINLTLHPPKSCRSQVQLSSSSRWSCTFVGQHRKRYSKKSASVMPAILRSHQDNNSGELPETSGTERSQLSSSSKFIPGVPICFEMKPEENSEMKDMITVSRSITRIKTRSRRVFCRLTVLILVFAVSWMPLHLFHVVTDFNANLISNRHFKLVYCICHLLGMMSCCLNPILYGFLNNGIKADLMSLIPCYQIS, from the coding sequence CAGGACTGTAATATGGATTTAGAACTGAAAGACTACACAATGCTTACTAAGGAGAACAGCTCTGCTACTATCAAGAGTTCTGATTTTTCTGCCTGGGAAGACTATAAGAGCAGCGTAGATGACTTACGGTACTTTCTGATTGGCTTGTACACACTTATAAGTCTTGCTGGCTTCATGGGAAATCTACTTATACTGATGGCTCTAATAAAACGCAAGCAGAACACAATAATAAACATTCTCATTGGAAACCTAGCCTTTTCTGACATTTTAGTTGTGCTGTTTTGTTCGCCTTTTACATTAACATCTGTCCTGCTCGATCAGTGGATATTTGGAGCAATCATGTGCCATGTTATGCCTTTCCTCCAATGTGTGTCAGTTCTGGTTTCAACTTTAATGTTAATCTCTATTGCTGTTGTCAGATACCGCATGATAAAAAATCCCCTTTCTAGTAATTTAACAGCAAAACATGGCTATTTCTTAATAGCAACTATCTGGGTTCTTGGTTGTACAATTTGCTCCCCTCTGCCAGTTTTCCACAAAATTGTAGATCTCCATGAAACCCTTAATTTAGAGACACTGAACAGCAGGCATTTGTGTATTGAATCATGGCCATCTGATTCATATAGAATTGCCTTTACTATTTCTTTATTACTCATGCAGTATATATTGCCCTTGGTTTGTTTAACCGTAAGTCATACCAGCGTCTGCAGGAGTGTAAATTCCAGATTGTCAAACAAGGAAAACAAATTTGAAGAAAATGAGATGATAAACCTAACACTTCATCCACCCAAGAGTTGTAGATCTCAGGTGCAACTCTCCAGCAGTTCTAGATGGAGCTGTACATTTGTCGGACAACACAGAAAAAGGTATAGCAAAAAGAGTGCCAGTGTGATGCCAGCTATTTTACGGAGTCATCAGGATAATAATTCTGGAGAACTCCCAGAAACCTCTGGTACAGAAAGAAGCCAGCTCTCTTCATCCAGTAAGTTCATACCAGGGGTACCAATCTGCTTTGAGATGAAACCAGAAGAAAATTCAGAGATGAAAGACATGATTACAGTATCCCGATCCATCACTCGAATTAAGACAAGATCACGGAGGGTTTTCTGCAGACTGACAGTACTGATCTTAGTTTTTGCTGTCAGTTGGATGCCTCTTCACCTTTTCCATGTTGTCACTGATTTTAATGCCAATCTTATTTCTAATAGGCATTTTAAATTAGTATACTGCATATGTCACTTACTGGGTATGATGTCCTGCTGCCTGAATCCCATCTTATATGGGTTCCTTAACAATGGCATAAAAGCTGATTTGATGTCTCTTATTCCATGCTACCAAATATCATGA
- the NPY5R gene encoding neuropeptide Y receptor type 5 isoform X2 — MTRPPDCNMDLELKDYTMLTKENSSATIKSSDFSAWEDYKSSVDDLRYFLIGLYTLISLAGFMGNLLILMALIKRKQNTIINILIGNLAFSDILVVLFCSPFTLTSVLLDQWIFGAIMCHVMPFLQCVSVLVSTLMLISIAVVRYRMIKNPLSSNLTAKHGYFLIATIWVLGCTICSPLPVFHKIVDLHETLNLETLNSRHLCIESWPSDSYRIAFTISLLLMQYILPLVCLTVSHTSVCRSVNSRLSNKENKFEENEMINLTLHPPKSCRSQVQLSSSSRWSCTFVGQHRKRYSKKSASVMPAILRSHQDNNSGELPETSGTERSQLSSSSKFIPGVPICFEMKPEENSEMKDMITVSRSITRIKTRSRRVFCRLTVLILVFAVSWMPLHLFHVVTDFNANLISNRHFKLVYCICHLLGMMSCCLNPILYGFLNNGIKADLMSLIPCYQIS; from the coding sequence GACTGTAATATGGATTTAGAACTGAAAGACTACACAATGCTTACTAAGGAGAACAGCTCTGCTACTATCAAGAGTTCTGATTTTTCTGCCTGGGAAGACTATAAGAGCAGCGTAGATGACTTACGGTACTTTCTGATTGGCTTGTACACACTTATAAGTCTTGCTGGCTTCATGGGAAATCTACTTATACTGATGGCTCTAATAAAACGCAAGCAGAACACAATAATAAACATTCTCATTGGAAACCTAGCCTTTTCTGACATTTTAGTTGTGCTGTTTTGTTCGCCTTTTACATTAACATCTGTCCTGCTCGATCAGTGGATATTTGGAGCAATCATGTGCCATGTTATGCCTTTCCTCCAATGTGTGTCAGTTCTGGTTTCAACTTTAATGTTAATCTCTATTGCTGTTGTCAGATACCGCATGATAAAAAATCCCCTTTCTAGTAATTTAACAGCAAAACATGGCTATTTCTTAATAGCAACTATCTGGGTTCTTGGTTGTACAATTTGCTCCCCTCTGCCAGTTTTCCACAAAATTGTAGATCTCCATGAAACCCTTAATTTAGAGACACTGAACAGCAGGCATTTGTGTATTGAATCATGGCCATCTGATTCATATAGAATTGCCTTTACTATTTCTTTATTACTCATGCAGTATATATTGCCCTTGGTTTGTTTAACCGTAAGTCATACCAGCGTCTGCAGGAGTGTAAATTCCAGATTGTCAAACAAGGAAAACAAATTTGAAGAAAATGAGATGATAAACCTAACACTTCATCCACCCAAGAGTTGTAGATCTCAGGTGCAACTCTCCAGCAGTTCTAGATGGAGCTGTACATTTGTCGGACAACACAGAAAAAGGTATAGCAAAAAGAGTGCCAGTGTGATGCCAGCTATTTTACGGAGTCATCAGGATAATAATTCTGGAGAACTCCCAGAAACCTCTGGTACAGAAAGAAGCCAGCTCTCTTCATCCAGTAAGTTCATACCAGGGGTACCAATCTGCTTTGAGATGAAACCAGAAGAAAATTCAGAGATGAAAGACATGATTACAGTATCCCGATCCATCACTCGAATTAAGACAAGATCACGGAGGGTTTTCTGCAGACTGACAGTACTGATCTTAGTTTTTGCTGTCAGTTGGATGCCTCTTCACCTTTTCCATGTTGTCACTGATTTTAATGCCAATCTTATTTCTAATAGGCATTTTAAATTAGTATACTGCATATGTCACTTACTGGGTATGATGTCCTGCTGCCTGAATCCCATCTTATATGGGTTCCTTAACAATGGCATAAAAGCTGATTTGATGTCTCTTATTCCATGCTACCAAATATCATGA
- the NPY5R gene encoding neuropeptide Y receptor type 5 isoform X3 — protein MDLELKDYTMLTKENSSATIKSSDFSAWEDYKSSVDDLRYFLIGLYTLISLAGFMGNLLILMALIKRKQNTIINILIGNLAFSDILVVLFCSPFTLTSVLLDQWIFGAIMCHVMPFLQCVSVLVSTLMLISIAVVRYRMIKNPLSSNLTAKHGYFLIATIWVLGCTICSPLPVFHKIVDLHETLNLETLNSRHLCIESWPSDSYRIAFTISLLLMQYILPLVCLTVSHTSVCRSVNSRLSNKENKFEENEMINLTLHPPKSCRSQVQLSSSSRWSCTFVGQHRKRYSKKSASVMPAILRSHQDNNSGELPETSGTERSQLSSSSKFIPGVPICFEMKPEENSEMKDMITVSRSITRIKTRSRRVFCRLTVLILVFAVSWMPLHLFHVVTDFNANLISNRHFKLVYCICHLLGMMSCCLNPILYGFLNNGIKADLMSLIPCYQIS, from the coding sequence ATGGATTTAGAACTGAAAGACTACACAATGCTTACTAAGGAGAACAGCTCTGCTACTATCAAGAGTTCTGATTTTTCTGCCTGGGAAGACTATAAGAGCAGCGTAGATGACTTACGGTACTTTCTGATTGGCTTGTACACACTTATAAGTCTTGCTGGCTTCATGGGAAATCTACTTATACTGATGGCTCTAATAAAACGCAAGCAGAACACAATAATAAACATTCTCATTGGAAACCTAGCCTTTTCTGACATTTTAGTTGTGCTGTTTTGTTCGCCTTTTACATTAACATCTGTCCTGCTCGATCAGTGGATATTTGGAGCAATCATGTGCCATGTTATGCCTTTCCTCCAATGTGTGTCAGTTCTGGTTTCAACTTTAATGTTAATCTCTATTGCTGTTGTCAGATACCGCATGATAAAAAATCCCCTTTCTAGTAATTTAACAGCAAAACATGGCTATTTCTTAATAGCAACTATCTGGGTTCTTGGTTGTACAATTTGCTCCCCTCTGCCAGTTTTCCACAAAATTGTAGATCTCCATGAAACCCTTAATTTAGAGACACTGAACAGCAGGCATTTGTGTATTGAATCATGGCCATCTGATTCATATAGAATTGCCTTTACTATTTCTTTATTACTCATGCAGTATATATTGCCCTTGGTTTGTTTAACCGTAAGTCATACCAGCGTCTGCAGGAGTGTAAATTCCAGATTGTCAAACAAGGAAAACAAATTTGAAGAAAATGAGATGATAAACCTAACACTTCATCCACCCAAGAGTTGTAGATCTCAGGTGCAACTCTCCAGCAGTTCTAGATGGAGCTGTACATTTGTCGGACAACACAGAAAAAGGTATAGCAAAAAGAGTGCCAGTGTGATGCCAGCTATTTTACGGAGTCATCAGGATAATAATTCTGGAGAACTCCCAGAAACCTCTGGTACAGAAAGAAGCCAGCTCTCTTCATCCAGTAAGTTCATACCAGGGGTACCAATCTGCTTTGAGATGAAACCAGAAGAAAATTCAGAGATGAAAGACATGATTACAGTATCCCGATCCATCACTCGAATTAAGACAAGATCACGGAGGGTTTTCTGCAGACTGACAGTACTGATCTTAGTTTTTGCTGTCAGTTGGATGCCTCTTCACCTTTTCCATGTTGTCACTGATTTTAATGCCAATCTTATTTCTAATAGGCATTTTAAATTAGTATACTGCATATGTCACTTACTGGGTATGATGTCCTGCTGCCTGAATCCCATCTTATATGGGTTCCTTAACAATGGCATAAAAGCTGATTTGATGTCTCTTATTCCATGCTACCAAATATCATGA